DNA sequence from the Verrucomicrobiota bacterium genome:
ACGGTTTGATTCAGTCGATCATGCCGACGCACCCCGAGCCGGTCATAGTAAATCCATAGTCCAAATATCAGAACAAGCCCTACCGATACAAAAGCAGCGAAAAAAACCGGTAGAGGAACATCGAACATATCTCGGAGGTTCCCTACCGGTAAAAATCCAGGGCGTAAAGACTACTTCTTTTCGTTATCCGACTCTTCGGAAACCTCTTCAGAAGAGGGCTCTTCCGCCGCCTCTTCGACCTCTACGGTCTCTTCGTCTTCAATTTCCTCTGACTCTTCAACAACTTCCTCTACCGCTTCTGCTTTGGCTGCAGCACTTTTCCTCGACCGTTTACGCCCCTTCTTCGGCTTAGTGTAGCCTTCATCATCAGCATCGATCAGCTCAATGATTGCAAGATCTGCAGCATCGCCTTGTCGGGGAACCAACTTGTAGATCCGGGTATAGCCTCCCGAACGATTGAGAAACTCTTCGACCCTTTCCGAGAAAAGAAGGGCAACCGCTTCTTGATCCCTTACCTTCGAAACAGCCTGACGGCGGTAATGGAGCTTTTTCTCAGCCGAATCTGCTGCGTGAGCCTTCTTTGCCAACGTAATCACCTGCTCGGCGAAAGGGCGAAGAGCTTTGGCCTTCGCCAAGGTCGTCTGGATCTTCTTATGGAGAATCAGACTCGCAGTCATATTGGCGAGTAAAGCGCCTCGATGGGCGGTCTTCACTCCTAATTTATGGCGGTGCTTTAAATGGCGCATGGGATGGTCTCCTTCGAAAACGGTTTGGTTTCCGCAATCAGTCCTTCTTTTTGTCGAGAAGTCTTTCGTCGATTTTCATCCCGAGTGACAAGCCAAGTTGTTCCAACTTCGCCTTGATCTCGTTCAAAGACTTTTTCCCGAAATTCCTGTACTTGAGCATTTCCTGCTCATTTTTCATCGAAAGCTCACCAACGGTGGTGATGTTCGCATTGTTGAGACAGTTTGCGGCACGGACGGACAGCTCGATCTCGTTCACGCTCATGTTGAGAAGCTTGCGAAGACGGTTTTGTTCCTCGCTGACCTCGCTTGCCTCGTTCTCGAACTCAATTTCTTCTTCGGTCACCTCGTCAAAAACGTCGAGATGGTGGCGCAGAATTGCGGCGGTTTGCTTGAGTGCATCGTCCGGTGAGACGCGGCCGTCGGTAGTGATTTCCAAAATCAGCTTATCGTAATCCGTCATTTGGCCGACACGGGTATTTTCGACCGTGTACTTTACGAGCTTGACCGGACTGAATAGAGAATCAATTGGGATGACTCCAATCGGCTGGTCTTCCTTTTTGTTTTCTTCTCCTGTGCAATAGCCCCGTCCTACCTTGACTTCGATTTCAGCCCGAAACGCCTTTTTCGTATCGAGGGTGCAAATGACTTGATCGGGGTTCAGGATCTCGATGTTAGCATCTTCTTGAATGTCAGCTGCCGTTACCGGTCCTTCCCGATCGGCGCTGATGGTCAGGTATACCGGCTCTTTCGAGTGTGAGACGATCAGGATTCGCTTCAGGTTCAAGACAATATCGGTAACGTCCTCAACGACGCCATCGATAGTCTGAAACTCGTGCTGCACCCCGTCGATCTTTACCGACGAGATCGCTCCACCTTCGATCGAGCTCAACAACACGCGACGAAGGGAGTTTCCAATCGTGTGTCCGTAACCGGTTTCAAAAGGTTCAGCGACAAACATGGTGTAGGTGTCGGTTGCCGACTCTTCGACCTTGGAAAGACGCTTTGGCAGTTCAAATTTGGCAAGTCTTCTGGGCATGGTTTCTTTCTGGGTTTTACCTTTAGCGGGATCGGAAAAATTGGATTATCGACTGTAGAACTCAACGATCAGTTGCTCGTTGATGCTGTGTTCCATCTCATCGCGGTTGGGAACGCGGTTTACTGTCGCTTCAAGGGCGTCGGCATTTACCGAAAGCCACTGCGGGACCGCACGGAACTGGTTGTCCGCGAGGTTTTGGGTCGCTAACGCACGGGATGAAGTGGCTTCGCGAACGGAGATCTTGTCTCCTGGTGCAACCTGGTAGCTCGGAATATCAACTTTCTTACCGTTTACCAAAACGTGCCCATGATTCACGAACTGACGGGCCGCTCGGCGGGTCCGAGCGAGGGCCATCGTGTAAACCACGCTGTCGAGCCGAGTCTCTAAAAGCTGAAGGAAGATCTCACCAGTAACCCCTCTCCTGCGTTTCGCTTTCGCAAAGGTAATCCGAAACTGCTTCTCGGTAAGACCAAAGAGAAATCTGAGCTTCTGTTTCTCGTCCAAACCCAGCGCATACTCACTCTTTTTGCGGCGCAAGCGGGGTCCGTGTTGTCCGGGAGGATAAGGTTTGTTCTCAAACGCGCGGTTGGACGGGAAAAGAGCCTGACCAAAACGGCGGTTGATACGAGTCGCGGGTCCAGTGTAACGAGCCATCGGTGTAAACTAAAAGTAGGTTATTGACTAAACGCGGCGACGCTTGGGGGCACGGCAACCGTTGTGCGGAACGGGGGTCACGTCGATAATTTCGGTAACGATGAGGCCGAGAGCTTGTAAGGCCCGCACTGCAGAGTCACGTCCCATTCCCGGGCCCTTTAGCTTGACGACGACCTCTTTCAAACCATGCGACATTGCAACTCGACCCGCAGTCTGAGTGACGACCTGAGAGGCATAGGCAGTCGATTTGCGAGAGCCGCGGAAGTTGCACTTACCAGCGCTCGCCCAGGAAATCACGTTTCCTTTCGAGTCTGCGAACGTTACTTTGGTGTTGTTGAAAGTGGCCAAGACATTACACACACCAACCGTAATGTTCTTGCTGCCCTTCGCTTTCCGAATCTTCAGGTCACCCAGATCACTCTTCAACAAATCAGCAGCGGTTTCCTCTTTCTTTTCCGCCTTCTCGTCAGCACCCTCAGGTGCTTGGGAGACCTCTTCGACCTCTTCCTTACTCTGCTCTTCGCTCATTATTTAAAGTCCTTACCTGTCCTACTTTTTGCGCACGACGCCCACAGTCTTGGGCCCGCCCTTGCGAGTTCGTGCATTTGTGCTGGTTCGTTGGCCACGAACTGGCAATCCACGCTGATGACGAATTCCACGGTTGGACCGAATCGCCTGGAGCCGCTTTATGTTTCCAGCGATTTCGCGCCTGAGATCTCCTTCTACGATATACTGTTTTTCAGAAACGATCGAAGCGAGTTGGTTCAACTGCTCCTCAGAAAGCTCATGAGCCCGCATATTCGGGTCCAATCCAGACTCCGAAACGACTAATTCAGCTCGGGCGGGACCGATCCCGTAAACATAGCGAAGCGCGTAGGAAAGCTTCTTATTTCCGGGTATATCAACTCCTAGGATTCGTGGCATGATTCGGCGGGTTTGCGTGAAGAAAAACGACGAGATTGAGGATTTTTTTTGCCGAAGAACAGAAAAAAATAGACGATTTCCGCTTTTTTTGGTTTTTCTCCGGCTCAACCCCTAATGGGCCGACTCTTGGTGTCAAATGAACACTACCTTATCAGCAGATCTCTGATGTTCCCCGCCAACAAGGATTTTTCCTCCGTAGGCCAACTTTATTCCCCTTCCCTTCCCTCCGGCTGTAATTAAAAGTGCTGGGTATCTGGCTAATCGCATTGATGCGGACTCAAGGCCGCTCCGTTGGAGTGGTGTGGTTTCCGTATTACCCCGTGGCCCTAATTGCACGCCTTCCCTCACGAGTTGGTCTTAGTTGCATATTTTCCACTGGTGGCCTCATTATTGCCCTATGAAGACCCTCGCGATCCTTCCTGTCGCATTTCTCTTAACCCCTCTCGGCTTTCCTCTCCTCGCATCCGAATCAAGCCGGGAAAACAACGGGACCTCTCCGGAAGGAATGGTTCTGATCCCAGGAGGAACGTTCAGGATGGGCGGAGACTCTGGCCTAATGGATGGGGGCTCACAATCCCACCAATCGGCATACCCAGTCCATGAGGTGACTGTAGATAGTTTTTGGATCGATGAGAAACCGGTCACCAACCAGCAGTTTGCAGAGTTTGTTGACGCGACCGGCTACGTTACCTTTGCAGAAAGACCGCTGCCGGAAGAGACGATTGCCGAGATGCAGAAAATGGCGGAGGAGAGTATTCGAGAATTGGAAAAGCTTGCCGAGGGTGCGACCGGGCGAGACAAGGAGGGCATTCTCGACTCCATCGAGCGGATCAAAGAAGCCTCTAAAGCTACTGAGACGTATGGATCCATCGTCTTTGTTCCACCGGATTCGGAGATTTATAATCCGAACGACATCACGCAGTGGTGGCGCATCGAACCTGGAGCGAACTGGAAAACCCCTAACGGACCCGGTTCATCATGGGAGGACTTTGCTGATCACCCCGTCGTCAACGTAACCCATGAGGATGCTACAGCATACGCTGAGTGGACGGGAAAAAGGTTACCCACCGAGGCCGAATGGGAAAGGGCGGCGCGTGGAGGACACGACCACAAAATGTATGTATGGGGCGATGAGTTTGCACCTGAGGGCGAGGACTTTTGGATGGCAAACATCTGGCAGGGCGAGTGGCCCTATGGAAATACAGAAGAAGACGGGTTTCATTCCACTTCGCCCGTTGGAACCTTCCCACCAAATGACTTTGGGCTGTATGACATGGCAGGGAATGTCTGGGAAATTACGGCCGACCTGTATCACCCGCGGACCTTTGCGATGAGATTCGGTACAGAGGTCGTAAACCCTACTGGCCCGCACCCGGACGCCATTGCGCGGTTGGGGCAGCGCGTGCCCACTTACGTAACGAAAGGTGGATCTTTCCTTTGCTCGGCAGGTTGGTGCTCAGGATACCAACCCGGCTCGCGGCAGGCGTTTGAGAACGACTCACCCTCAAACCATACGGGCTTCCGAACCGCCCGCGACGTTCAGACCGAAGACCCAAGTTGACCCACCGGATCAGTTCATGCCCACGCCCACTGGACGGACGTCGGCCTCGACGTCCGTAAGGCCGCATTAAACGGCACTTCGATTCAGAGTTCTTTATACCGATGAAGCACCTGCCGCGGGATGTGGCACTTCTCCTCAGGATATCGGGCAAGCCTGTCCTGGTGCTCAGGCGCA
Encoded proteins:
- the rpsD gene encoding 30S ribosomal protein S4, with translation MARYTGPATRINRRFGQALFPSNRAFENKPYPPGQHGPRLRRKKSEYALGLDEKQKLRFLFGLTEKQFRITFAKAKRRRGVTGEIFLQLLETRLDSVVYTMALARTRRAARQFVNHGHVLVNGKKVDIPSYQVAPGDKISVREATSSRALATQNLADNQFRAVPQWLSVNADALEATVNRVPNRDEMEHSINEQLIVEFYSR
- the rpsK gene encoding 30S ribosomal protein S11, which produces MSEEQSKEEVEEVSQAPEGADEKAEKKEETAADLLKSDLGDLKIRKAKGSKNITVGVCNVLATFNNTKVTFADSKGNVISWASAGKCNFRGSRKSTAYASQVVTQTAGRVAMSHGLKEVVVKLKGPGMGRDSAVRALQALGLIVTEIIDVTPVPHNGCRAPKRRRV
- a CDS encoding formylglycine-generating enzyme family protein, which codes for MKTLAILPVAFLLTPLGFPLLASESSRENNGTSPEGMVLIPGGTFRMGGDSGLMDGGSQSHQSAYPVHEVTVDSFWIDEKPVTNQQFAEFVDATGYVTFAERPLPEETIAEMQKMAEESIRELEKLAEGATGRDKEGILDSIERIKEASKATETYGSIVFVPPDSEIYNPNDITQWWRIEPGANWKTPNGPGSSWEDFADHPVVNVTHEDATAYAEWTGKRLPTEAEWERAARGGHDHKMYVWGDEFAPEGEDFWMANIWQGEWPYGNTEEDGFHSTSPVGTFPPNDFGLYDMAGNVWEITADLYHPRTFAMRFGTEVVNPTGPHPDAIARLGQRVPTYVTKGGSFLCSAGWCSGYQPGSRQAFENDSPSNHTGFRTARDVQTEDPS
- a CDS encoding DNA-directed RNA polymerase subunit alpha; this encodes MPRRLAKFELPKRLSKVEESATDTYTMFVAEPFETGYGHTIGNSLRRVLLSSIEGGAISSVKIDGVQHEFQTIDGVVEDVTDIVLNLKRILIVSHSKEPVYLTISADREGPVTAADIQEDANIEILNPDQVICTLDTKKAFRAEIEVKVGRGYCTGEENKKEDQPIGVIPIDSLFSPVKLVKYTVENTRVGQMTDYDKLILEITTDGRVSPDDALKQTAAILRHHLDVFDEVTEEEIEFENEASEVSEEQNRLRKLLNMSVNEIELSVRAANCLNNANITTVGELSMKNEQEMLKYRNFGKKSLNEIKAKLEQLGLSLGMKIDERLLDKKKD
- the rpsM gene encoding 30S ribosomal protein S13 — translated: MPRILGVDIPGNKKLSYALRYVYGIGPARAELVVSESGLDPNMRAHELSEEQLNQLASIVSEKQYIVEGDLRREIAGNIKRLQAIRSNRGIRHQRGLPVRGQRTSTNARTRKGGPKTVGVVRKK
- the rplQ gene encoding 50S ribosomal protein L17 — protein: MRHLKHRHKLGVKTAHRGALLANMTASLILHKKIQTTLAKAKALRPFAEQVITLAKKAHAADSAEKKLHYRRQAVSKVRDQEAVALLFSERVEEFLNRSGGYTRIYKLVPRQGDAADLAIIELIDADDEGYTKPKKGRKRSRKSAAAKAEAVEEVVEESEEIEDEETVEVEEAAEEPSSEEVSEESDNEKK